In one Miscanthus floridulus complete chloroplast genome, cultivar PI295762 genomic region, the following are encoded:
- the ycf73 gene encoding Hypothetical chloroplast RF73 (Putative protein product annotated by homology to Oryza sativa), with translation MTKDETLLVFTLVVSSVSIFLFGILLFMVLISATRDFRERTKSKLVKIMIWAGIVVITFAIAVRIYPIFIFLLKERIKPLVEALYDKLPWIWEVSLSRYWDRLIDFLDRYLWACAQRIQTGIRKQKGEFVVTFSCRVKKRLYARAIEVGIHLSLLSNLFWILKTTLAVGYRLL, from the coding sequence ATGACAAAAGATGAGACTCTACTAGTCTTCACTCTTGTGGTTTCCTCGGTTTCTATTTTCTTATTCGGGATCTTGCTTTTCATGGTTCTCATCTCTGCAACTCGCGATTTTCGCGAGAGAACCAAATCCAAGTTGGTGAAGATCATGATTTGGGCTGGCATAGTAGTTATTACCTTTGCAATTGCGGTTCGAATCTATCCGATCTTTATCTTTTTGCTCAAAGAACGAATAAAACCCCTTGTTGAAGCCCTTTATGATAAGCTTCCCTGGATCTGGGAAGTTTCTCTTTCACGGTATTGGGATCGTTTGATCGATTTCCTTGATCGCTACTTATGGGCGTGCGCTCAAAGGATACAAACAGGGATTCGCAAACAAAAAGGGGAATTCGTAGTCACTTTTTCCTGTCGCGTAAAAAAAAGGCTTTACGCGAGAGCAATAGAGGTTGGGATACATCTATCTCTTCTGAGCAACCTCTTTTGGATTCTTAAGACCACCCTTGCAGTAGGATACCGTCTGCTTTAG
- the ycf2 gene encoding Ycf2 (hypothetical protein RF2), whose translation MNYEFNRSSLAERRIFLAHYQTITYSQTSCGANRFHLPSHGKPFSFRLALSGILVIGSIGTGRSYLVKYLTKNSYFPFIKVRGLLIPQERKHLFILSYTRGFYLEKTMFHTKGFGSITTSSSALDLVALSNEALSISIPHKKSIIETNTIRLALHRQTWGLRAKIRPARDHGTLFYQIGGDLVQNRLLSNNPIDPISIYIKRQSCQEAAFSLAKRYFELGTSMKRLTRLLSLLSFSGGPVAQDLWSSPGTDEKVGRFLWTRSE comes from the coding sequence ATGAATTATGAGTTTAATAGATCCTCTTTAGCAGAAAGACGTATATTCCTTGCTCATTATCAGACAATCACTTATTCCCAAACCTCGTGTGGGGCTAATCGTTTTCATTTACCATCTCATGGAAAACCCTTTTCGTTCCGCTTAGCCCTATCGGGTATTTTAGTGATAGGTTCTATAGGAACTGGACGATCCTATTTGGTCAAATACCTAACGAAAAATTCCTATTTTCCTTTCATTAAGGTACGAGGGCTTCTTATTCCACAAGAACGAAAGCACCTTTTCATTCTTTCATATACTAGGGGTTTTTACTTGGAAAAGACAATGTTCCATACTAAAGGATTCGGGTCCATAACCACGAGTTCCAGTGCACTAGATCTTGTAGCACTTAGCAACGAGGCCCTATCCATTAGTATTCCACATAAGAAATCCATTATAGAAACTAATACAATTAGATTAGCTCTTCATAGACAAACTTGGGGTTTGCGAGCCAAGATAAGACCGGCTCGGGATCATGGGACCCTTTTCTATCAGATAGGAGGGGATCTTGTACAAAATAGACTTCTAAGTAATAACCCCATAGATCCTATATCTATCTATATAAAGAGGCAATCGTGTCAGGAAGCGGCTTTTTCTTTGGCCAAACGGTACTTCGAACTTGGAACGAGCATGAAGAGATTAACGAGACTTCTTTCTCTTTTGAGTTTTTCTGGCGGACCGGTCGCGCAAGATCTTTGGTCTTCCCCCGGAACCGATGAAAAAGTGGGTCGCTTCTTATGGACTCGCTCAGAATGA
- the rpl23 gene encoding ribosomal protein L23 (50S ribosomal protein L23) produces the protein MDGIKYAVFTEKSLRLLGKNQYTFNVESGFTKTEIKHWVELFFGVKVVAVNSHRLPGKGRRMGPILGHTMHYRRMIITLQPGYSIPLLDRETN, from the coding sequence ATGGATGGAATCAAATACGCAGTATTTACAGAAAAGAGTCTTCGTTTATTGGGAAAGAATCAATATACTTTTAATGTCGAATCGGGATTCACTAAGACAGAAATAAAGCATTGGGTCGAACTCTTCTTTGGTGTTAAGGTAGTAGCTGTGAATAGCCATCGACTACCCGGAAAGGGTAGAAGAATGGGACCTATTCTGGGACATACAATGCATTACAGACGTATGATCATTACCCTTCAACCGGGTTATTCTATTCCACTTCTAGATAGAGAAACGAACTAA
- the orf69 gene encoding hypothetical protein 69 (Putative protein product identified by homology to members of the BEP and PACMAD clades): MHLFGLLLNREIGLYIFLILISILIHIRCPTDNANRSYLMSDSGLYVYDRSIEILQDSTFVIYSIYHIR, translated from the coding sequence ATGCACCTCTTTGGGCTTCTATTGAATCGAGAAATTGGATTGTACATCTTTTTGATTTTGATATCGATTTTGATACATATAAGGTGTCCTACGGATAATGCAAATCGAAGCTATTTGATGTCTGACTCAGGCCTATATGTATATGACCGATCGATCGAAATACTCCAAGACTCCACCTTTGTCATATATTCCATATATCACATTCGATAG
- the rps3 gene encoding ribosomal protein S3 (30S ribosomal protein S3): protein MGQKINPLGFRLGTTQNHHSFWFAQPKNYSEGLQEDKKIRNCIKNYIQKNRKKGSNRKMESDSSSEVITHIEIQKEIDTIHVIIHIGFPNLLKKKGAIEELEKDLQKEVNSVNQRLNIAIEKVKEPYRQPNILAEYIAFQLKNRVSFRKAMKKAIELTKKADIKGIKIQIAGRLAGKEIARAECIKKGRLPLQTIRAKIDYCCYPIRTIYGVLGVKIWIFVEEE, encoded by the coding sequence ATGGGACAAAAAATAAATCCACTCGGTTTCAGACTTGGTACAACCCAAAATCACCATTCCTTTTGGTTCGCACAACCAAAAAATTATTCTGAAGGTCTACAGGAAGATAAAAAAATACGGAATTGTATCAAGAACTATATACAAAAGAATAGGAAAAAAGGCTCGAATAGAAAAATGGAATCAGACTCAAGTTCTGAAGTAATTACACATATAGAAATTCAAAAAGAAATCGATACAATCCACGTCATAATCCATATTGGATTCCCCAATTTATTAAAGAAAAAGGGAGCAATCGAAGAATTAGAGAAAGATCTCCAAAAGGAAGTTAATTCTGTAAACCAGAGACTTAATATTGCTATCGAAAAGGTTAAAGAACCTTATAGACAACCTAATATTCTTGCGGAATATATAGCTTTCCAATTAAAAAATAGAGTTTCATTCCGAAAAGCAATGAAAAAAGCTATTGAATTAACTAAAAAAGCGGATATAAAGGGAATAAAAATCCAAATTGCGGGTCGTCTAGCAGGAAAAGAAATTGCACGTGCCGAATGCATCAAAAAGGGTAGACTACCCCTCCAAACAATTCGCGCTAAAATTGATTATTGCTGCTATCCAATTCGAACTATCTATGGAGTATTAGGTGTCAAAATTTGGATATTCGTAGAAGAAGAATAA
- the rpl2 gene encoding ribosomal protein L2 (50S ribosomal protein L2;~acg start) encodes MAKHLYKTPIPSTRKGTVDRQVKSNPRNKLIHGRHRCGKGRNARGIITARHRGGGHKRLYRKIDFRRNQKDISGRIVTIEYDPNRNAYICLIHYGDGEKRYILHPRGAIIGDTIVSGTKVPISMGNALPLTDMPLGTAIHNIEITRGRGGQLARAAGAVAKLIAKEGKLATLRLPSGEVRLVSQNCLATVGQVGNVGVNQKSLGRAGSKCWLGKRPVVRGVVMNPVDHPHGGGEGKAPIGRKKPTTPWGYPALGRRTRKRKKYSDSFILRRRK; translated from the exons ACGGCGAAACATTTATACAAAACACCTATCCCGAGCACACGCAAGGGAACCGTAGACAGGCAAGTGAAATCCAATCCACGAAATAAATTGATCCATGGACGGCACCGTTGTGGTAAAGGTCGTAATGCCAGAGGAATCATTACCGCAAGGCATAGAGGGGGAGGTCATAAGCGCCTATACCGTAAAATCGATTTTCGACGGAATCAAAAAGACATATCTGGTAGAATCGTAACCATAGAATACGACCCTAATCGAAATGCATACATTTGTCTCATACACTATGGGGATGGTGAGAAGAGATATATTTTACATCCCAGAGGGGCTATAATTGGAGATACTATTGTTTCTGGTACAAAAGTTCCTATATCAATGGGAAATGCCCTACCTTTG ACCGATATGCCCTTAGGCACGGCCATACATAACATAGAAATCACACGTGGAAGGGGTGGGCAATTAGCTAGAGCAGCAGGTGCTGTAGCGAAACTGATTGCAAAAGAGGGTAAATTGGCCACTTTAAGATTACCATCTGGGGAGGTCCGTTTGGTATCCCAAAACTGCTTAGCAACAGTCGGACAAGTGGGTAATGTTGGGGTGAACCAAAAAAGTTTGGGTAGAGCCGGATCTAAGTGTTGGCTAGGTAAACGCCCCGTAGTAAGAGGGGTAGTTATGAACCCTGTGGACCACCCCCATGGGGGTGGTGAAGGGAAAGCCCCCATTGGTAGAAAAAAACCCACAACCCCTTGGGGTTATCCTGCGCTTGGAAGAAGAACTAGGAAAAGGAAAAAATATAGTGATAGTTTTATTCTTCGTCGCCGTAAGTAA
- the rps11 gene encoding ribosomal protein S11 (30S ribosomal protein S11) yields MIKAIPKIGSRKKVRIGLRRNARFSLRKSARRITKGVIHVQASFNNTIITVTDPQGRVVFWSSAGTCGFKSSRKASPYAGQRTAVDAIRTVGLQRAEVMVKGAGSGRDAALRAIAKSGVRLSCIRDVTPMPHNGCRPPKKRRL; encoded by the coding sequence ATGATAAAAGCTATACCAAAAATAGGTTCACGTAAGAAAGTGCGTATTGGTTTGCGTAGGAATGCCCGTTTTAGTTTACGGAAGAGTGCACGTAGAATAACAAAAGGGGTTATTCATGTTCAAGCCAGTTTCAACAATACCATTATAACCGTTACAGACCCACAAGGTCGGGTCGTTTTCTGGTCCTCCGCAGGTACTTGTGGATTCAAAAGCTCAAGAAAAGCATCACCCTATGCTGGTCAAAGAACAGCAGTAGATGCTATTCGTACAGTGGGTTTGCAACGAGCAGAAGTTATGGTAAAAGGTGCTGGTAGCGGAAGAGATGCCGCATTACGAGCCATTGCTAAAAGTGGTGTACGGTTAAGTTGTATACGCGATGTAACACCTATGCCGCATAATGGATGTCGACCTCCTAAAAAAAGACGTCTGTAA
- the rps8 gene encoding ribosomal protein S8 (30S ribosomal protein S8): MGKDTIADLLTSIRNADMNKKGTVRVISTNITENIVKILLREGFIESVRKHQESNRYFLVSTLRHQRRKTRKGIYRTRTFLKRISRPGLRIYANYQGIPKVLGGMGIAILSTSRGIMTDREARLNRIGGEVLCYIW; encoded by the coding sequence ATGGGCAAGGACACTATTGCTGATTTACTAACCTCTATAAGAAACGCAGACATGAATAAAAAAGGAACTGTTCGAGTAATATCCACAAATATTACCGAAAACATTGTTAAAATACTTCTACGAGAGGGTTTTATTGAAAGTGTTCGGAAACATCAGGAAAGTAACAGATATTTCTTGGTTTCAACTTTGCGACATCAAAGGAGAAAGACTAGAAAGGGAATATATAGAACTAGAACCTTTTTAAAGCGTATCAGCCGACCTGGCTTACGAATTTATGCCAACTATCAAGGAATTCCTAAGGTTTTGGGCGGAATGGGAATTGCTATTCTTTCTACTTCTCGAGGTATAATGACAGATCGAGAAGCTCGACTAAACAGAATTGGGGGAGAAGTTTTATGTTATATATGGTAA
- the rpl22 gene encoding ribosomal protein L22, whose translation MTSFKLVKYTPRIKKKKGLRKLARKVPTDRLLKFERVFKAQKRIHMSVFKAQRVLDEIRWRYYEETVMILNLMPYRASYPILKLVYSAAANATHYRDFDKTNLFITKAEVSRSTIMKKFRPRARGRSYSIKKTMCNITIVLNIVKKSK comes from the coding sequence ATGACAAGTTTCAAATTGGTAAAGTATACCCCTAGGATAAAGAAGAAGAAGGGGCTGAGAAAACTCGCAAGAAAAGTTCCAACCGATCGTCTACTTAAATTCGAACGGGTTTTCAAAGCACAAAAACGCATACATATGTCTGTTTTCAAAGCACAAAGAGTTCTAGATGAGATTCGCTGGCGTTACTACGAGGAAACCGTTATGATACTGAATCTCATGCCTTATCGAGCATCGTATCCCATCTTAAAGTTGGTTTATTCGGCAGCAGCAAATGCTACTCATTATAGGGATTTCGACAAAACAAATTTATTCATCACTAAAGCCGAAGTCAGTAGGAGTACTATTATGAAAAAATTCAGACCTCGAGCTCGAGGACGTAGTTATTCTATAAAAAAAACGATGTGTAATATAACAATTGTACTAAATATAGTAAAGAAATCTAAATAA
- the orf74 gene encoding hypothetical protein 74 (Putative protein product originally identified in NCo 310 cultivar, also present in Zea mays and Oryza sativa), whose protein sequence is MGVVKGKPPLVEKNPQPLGVILRLEEELGKGKNIVIVLFFVAVSKYVTRNMENCIFGNCNNAMGERRELNPRMVDSQSTALIHLATSAPYPAKGFSLFSIHYYSIYSDLHTSIEIVDIGCHSLK, encoded by the coding sequence ATGGGGGTGGTGAAGGGAAAGCCCCCATTGGTAGAAAAAAACCCACAACCCCTTGGGGTTATCCTGCGCTTGGAAGAAGAACTAGGAAAAGGAAAAAATATAGTGATAGTTTTATTCTTCGTCGCCGTAAGTAAATACGTAACTAGGAATATGGAAAATTGCATTTTTGGAAATTGCAATAATGCGATGGGCGAACGACGGGAATTGAACCCGCGCATGGTGGATTCACAATCCACTGCCTTGATCCACTTGGCTACATCCGCCCCTTATCCAGCTAAAGGATTTTCTCTTTTTTCCATTCATTATTATTCTATTTATTCTGACCTCCATACCTCGATCGAGATAGTGGACATAGGATGCCACTCTTTAAAATGA
- the petD gene encoding cytochrome b6/f complex subunit IV (cytochrome b6/f complex subunit 4), translated as MSGSFGGWILKNSPIPITKKPDLNDPVLRAKLAKGMGHNYYGEPAWPNDLLYIFPVVILGTIACNVGLAVLEPSMIGEPADPFATPLEILPEWYFFPVFQILRTVPNKLLGVLLMVSVPTGLLTVPFLENVNKFQNPFRRPVATTVFLIGTAVALWLGIGATLPIDKSLTLGLF; from the coding sequence ATGTCCGGTTCCTTTGGGGGATGGATCCTAAAGAATTCACCTATCCCAATAACAAAGAAACCTGACTTAAATGATCCTGTATTAAGAGCAAAATTAGCTAAAGGGATGGGACATAATTATTATGGGGAACCCGCGTGGCCCAACGATCTTTTATACATTTTTCCAGTAGTAATTCTAGGTACTATTGCGTGTAATGTGGGTTTAGCGGTTCTAGAGCCGTCAATGATTGGTGAACCAGCGGATCCGTTTGCAACTCCTTTGGAAATATTACCCGAGTGGTACTTCTTTCCCGTATTTCAAATACTCCGTACAGTACCCAATAAGTTATTGGGCGTTCTCTTAATGGTTTCTGTGCCAACGGGCTTATTGACAGTACCCTTTCTAGAGAATGTCAATAAATTCCAAAATCCATTTCGTCGCCCAGTAGCTACGACCGTTTTTTTAATCGGTACTGCAGTAGCTCTTTGGTTAGGTATTGGAGCAACATTACCCATTGATAAATCCTTAACTTTAGGTCTTTTTTAG
- the rpl16 gene encoding ribosomal protein L16, which translates to MLSPKRTRFRKQHRGRMNGKSCRGNHICFGRYALQVLEPAWITARQIEAGRRAMTRYARRGGKIWVRIFPDKPVTIRPTETRMGSGKGSPEYWVAVVKPGRILYEMSGVSETVARAAISIAASKMPIRSQFLRLEI; encoded by the exons ATGCTTAGT CCCAAAAGAACTAGATTTCGTAAACAACATAGAGGAAGAATGAATGGAAAATCCTGCCGAGGCAATCATATTTGTTTTGGTAGATATGCTCTTCAAGTACTTGAACCCGCTTGGATCACCGCGAGACAGATAGAAGCAGGACGAAGAGCAATGACACGATATGCACGTCGTGGTGGAAAAATATGGGTGCGTATATTTCCCGACAAACCGGTTACAATAAGACCCACAGAAACACGTATGGGCTCGGGAAAGGGATCCCCCGAATATTGGGTAGCCGTTGTTAAACCAGGTCGAATACTTTATGAAATGAGCGGAGTATCCGAAACTGTAGCTAGAGCAGCTATCTCTATAGCTGCCAGTAAAATGCCCATACGAAGTCAATTTCTTCGATTAGAGATATAG
- the infA gene encoding translational initiation factor 1 — protein sequence MTEKKNRREKKNPREAKVTFEGLVTEALPNGMFRVRLENDTIILGYISGKIRSSSIRILMGDRVKIEVSRYDSSKGRIIYRLPHKDSKRTEDSKDTEDLKDTKDSKD from the coding sequence ATGACAGAAAAAAAAAATAGGAGAGAAAAAAAAAACCCGAGAGAAGCAAAAGTAACTTTCGAAGGTTTAGTTACGGAAGCCCTACCCAACGGAATGTTCCGCGTTCGCCTAGAGAATGACACGATCATCCTGGGCTATATTTCAGGAAAGATCCGGTCTAGCTCTATACGAATACTGATGGGGGATAGGGTCAAAATTGAAGTAAGTCGTTATGATTCCAGCAAAGGTCGTATAATTTATAGACTTCCCCATAAGGATTCGAAGCGTACCGAAGACTCGAAGGATACTGAAGATTTGAAGGATACCAAAGATTCAAAGGATTAG
- the rpoA gene encoding RNA polymerase alpha subunit (RNA polymerase alpha chain): MVREEITGSTQTLEWKCVESRVDSKRLYYGRFILSPLRKGQADTVGIALRRALLGEIEGTCITRAKFGNVPHEYSTIVGIEESIQEILLNLKEIVLRSNLYGVRDASICVKGPRYITAQDIILPPSVEIVDTTQPIANLREPVDFCIELQIKRDRGYHTELRKNSQDGSYPIDAVFMPVRNVNYSIFSCGNGNEKHEILFLEIWTNGSLTPKEALYEASRNLIDLFLPFIHTEEEGTSFEENKNRLTPPLLTFQKRFTNLKKNKKGIPLNCIFIDQLELPSRTYNCLKRANIHTLLDLLSKTEEDLMRINSFRMEDGKLIWDTLEKHLPIDLPKNKFSL; this comes from the coding sequence ATGGTTCGAGAAGAGATAACAGGATCCACTCAAACACTAGAGTGGAAGTGTGTTGAATCAAGAGTAGATAGTAAACGTCTTTATTATGGTCGTTTCATTCTGTCTCCGCTTAGAAAAGGGCAAGCAGATACTGTCGGTATTGCCTTGCGAAGAGCTTTACTTGGAGAAATAGAAGGAACATGTATCACACGCGCCAAATTTGGGAACGTGCCACATGAATATTCCACAATAGTAGGTATTGAAGAATCCATACAAGAAATTTTACTAAATTTGAAAGAAATTGTATTGAGAAGTAATCTCTATGGAGTTAGAGACGCATCAATTTGCGTCAAAGGTCCTAGATACATAACCGCTCAAGATATAATCTTACCGCCTTCCGTAGAAATCGTTGATACGACACAACCTATAGCTAACTTGAGAGAGCCCGTTGATTTCTGTATTGAGTTACAGATCAAGAGAGATCGCGGATATCATACGGAACTCAGAAAGAACTCTCAAGATGGAAGTTATCCTATAGATGCTGTATTCATGCCTGTTCGAAATGTGAATTATAGTATTTTTTCTTGTGGGAATGGAAATGAAAAACACGAGATACTTTTTTTAGAAATATGGACGAATGGAAGTTTAACTCCTAAAGAAGCGCTTTATGAAGCTTCTCGTAATTTGATTGATTTATTTCTTCCTTTTATACACACAGAGGAAGAGGGCACTAGTTTCGAAGAAAATAAAAACAGGTTAACTCCACCCCTTTTAACCTTTCAAAAAAGATTCACTAATCTAAAGAAAAACAAAAAAGGAATTCCATTGAATTGTATTTTTATTGATCAATTAGAATTGCCTTCTAGAACGTATAATTGTCTCAAAAGGGCCAATATACATACACTATTGGACCTTTTGAGTAAGACTGAAGAAGATCTTATGCGAATTAATAGTTTTCGTATGGAAGATGGAAAACTGATATGGGACACTCTAGAGAAGCATCTCCCAATTGATTTACCTAAGAACAAGTTCTCGCTTTAA
- the rps19 gene encoding ribosomal protein S19 (30S ribosomal protein S19) produces MKEEKEIIVTWSRASSILPAMVGHTIAIHNGKEHIPIYITNPMVGRKLGEFVPTRHFTSYESTRKDTKSRR; encoded by the coding sequence ATGAAGGAGGAGAAAGAAATAATAGTAACGTGGTCCCGGGCATCTAGCATTCTACCCGCAATGGTTGGCCATACAATCGCGATTCATAATGGAAAAGAACATATACCTATTTACATAACAAATCCTATGGTAGGTCGCAAATTGGGGGAATTCGTGCCTACTCGGCATTTCACGAGTTATGAAAGTACAAGAAAGGATACTAAATCTCGTCGTTAA
- the orf137 gene encoding putative protein 137 (Putative protein product present in many Poales species plastids), with protein MGAFPSPPPWGWSTGFITTPLTTGRLPSQHLDPALPKLFWFTPTLPTCPTVAKQFWDTKRTSPDGNLKVANLPSFAISFATAPAALANCPPLPRVISMLCMAVPKGISVEVDSSFLSKNPFPNCTSFFQSIRLSRCI; from the coding sequence ATGGGGGCTTTCCCTTCACCACCCCCATGGGGGTGGTCCACAGGGTTCATAACTACCCCTCTTACTACGGGGCGTTTACCTAGCCAACACTTAGATCCGGCTCTACCCAAACTTTTTTGGTTCACCCCAACATTACCCACTTGTCCGACTGTTGCTAAGCAGTTTTGGGATACCAAACGGACCTCCCCAGATGGTAATCTTAAAGTGGCCAATTTACCCTCTTTTGCAATCAGTTTCGCTACAGCACCTGCTGCTCTAGCTAATTGCCCACCCCTTCCACGTGTGATTTCTATGTTATGTATGGCCGTGCCTAAGGGCATATCGGTTGAAGTAGATTCTTCTTTTTTATCAAAAAACCCCTTCCCAAACTGTACAAGCTTCTTCCAAAGCATACGGCTTTCTAGATGTATATGA
- the rpl36 gene encoding ribosomal protein L36, whose amino-acid sequence MKIRASVRKICTKCRLIRRRGRIRVICSNPKHKQRQG is encoded by the coding sequence ATGAAAATAAGAGCTTCCGTTCGTAAAATTTGTACAAAATGTCGACTGATTCGCAGGCGTGGGCGAATTAGAGTCATTTGTTCCAATCCGAAGCATAAACAAAGACAGGGGTAA
- the rpl14 gene encoding ribosomal protein L14 has translation MIQPQTLLNVADNSGARKLMCIRVIGAAGNQRYARIGDVIIAVIKDAVPQMPLERSEVIRAVIVRTRKEFKGDDGIIIRYDDNAAVIIDQKGNPKGTRVFGAVAEELRELNFTKIVSLAPEVL, from the coding sequence ATGATTCAACCTCAGACCCTTTTAAATGTAGCAGATAACAGTGGAGCTCGAAAATTGATGTGTATTCGAGTCATAGGAGCCGCTGGTAATCAGCGATATGCTCGTATTGGTGATGTTATTATTGCTGTAATCAAAGACGCAGTGCCCCAAATGCCTCTAGAAAGATCCGAAGTAATTCGAGCTGTAATTGTACGTACACGTAAAGAATTCAAAGGCGACGACGGTATAATAATACGCTATGATGACAATGCAGCAGTTATCATTGATCAAAAAGGAAATCCAAAAGGAACTCGAGTTTTTGGCGCGGTTGCCGAAGAATTAAGAGAATTGAATTTTACTAAAATAGTTTCATTAGCTCCTGAAGTATTATAA
- the ycf15 gene encoding hypothetical chloroplast RF15 — protein MLIVLFRSKDIRGGRFVRPILIFRTKRSWILFRIGPERRREAEMPTDLCLFSNSPDPIVPVFGTSSAKVTEWVSHQSNPFDKSGVILDIIFYIYRNIIE, from the coding sequence ATGCTAATTGTTTTGTTCCGAAGCAAAGATATCCGCGGAGGCCGGTTCGTTCGTCCTATTCTGATATTCAGGACCAAGAGGTCCTGGATTCTCTTTCGGATAGGCCCTGAAAGGAGAAGAGAAGCTGAAATGCCAACGGACCTCTGTCTATTCTCTAATTCACCCGATCCGATAGTACCCGTTTTTGGAACGTCCAGTGCCAAAGTCACTGAATGGGTAAGTCACCAATCCAATCCCTTTGACAAATCGGGTGTCATATTAGATATCATATTCTATATATATAGAAATATCATAGAATAG